One segment of Babylonia areolata isolate BAREFJ2019XMU chromosome 24, ASM4173473v1, whole genome shotgun sequence DNA contains the following:
- the LOC143298840 gene encoding putative methyltransferase-like protein 24 isoform X2 — protein sequence MGKVTRGSVVTMVVIVALLIVVIVQWHALSKDPFHFDVVRGYKGTLPSCVQRQLSAGQALYRVIQKDPVQYKCQNQALIKNEIDGYRYYCRDKGFEVSAPCLVYSFGMDTPDHRRSRQVMFYQIGLGGEDTDRFEARLDSYVKTRALWKMRTLKTLVTTLNHTNRIIDVLKVDIECSEWNAVRNMIDSGILKQVKTFFVEWHIFKDCPAREDYPQMLTLLADLQKAGFQSFNAIPQEPKLYWDTFNVQTEFAYLNTRFLKR from the exons ATGGGGAAGGTGACACGAGGCAgtgtggtgacgatggtggtgatcgtGGCCCTGCTGATCGTGGTGATCGTCCAGTGGCATGCCCTCAGCAAAGACCCCTTCCACTTCGACGTCGTGCGTGGTTACA AAGGGACTTTGCCATCCTGTGTTCAAAGGCAGCTGAGTGCTGGACAAGCCTTGTACAG agtaaTACAAAAGGACCCAGTGCAATACAAGTGCCAGAACCAGGCTCTGATAAAAAACGAAATAGATGGATATAGGTATTACTGCAGGGACAAAGGCTTTGAAGTGTCTGCACCTTGTTTGGTCTACTCGTTTGG catGGACACCCCGGACCATCGGCGAAGTCGTCAGGTGATGTTCTACCAGATCGGTTTGGgaggagaagacacagacaggttCGAGGCGCGCTTGGACAGCTACGTCAAGACGAGAGCCCTGTGGAAAATGAGGACCTTGAAAACGTTGGTGACAACCCTGAATCATACCAAC AGAATCATTGATGTACTGAAGGTGGACATAGAGTGTTCAGAATGGAATGCCGTCCGAAACATGATAGACTCTGGAATATTGAA ACAGGTGAAGACTTTCTTTGTGGAGTGGCACATCTTCAAGGACTGCCCGGCCAGGGAGGACTACCCCCAGATGCTCACCCTGCTGGCGGATCTGCAGAAAGCTGGATTCCAGTCCTTCAACGCCATCCCGCAGGAGCCCAAGCTGTACTGGGACACATTCAATGTGCAGACGGAGTTTGCTTACCTGAACACACGATTTCTGAAACGGTag
- the LOC143298840 gene encoding putative methyltransferase-like protein 24 isoform X1, translating into MGKVTRGSVVTMVVIVALLIVVIVQWHALSKDPFHFDVVRGYKGTLPSCVQRQLSAGQALYRVIQKDPVQYKCQNQALIKNEIDGYRYYCRDKGFEVSAPCLVYSFGIAYDFAFDDFFGNKGCDVFSFDPSMDTPDHRRSRQVMFYQIGLGGEDTDRFEARLDSYVKTRALWKMRTLKTLVTTLNHTNRIIDVLKVDIECSEWNAVRNMIDSGILKQVKTFFVEWHIFKDCPAREDYPQMLTLLADLQKAGFQSFNAIPQEPKLYWDTFNVQTEFAYLNTRFLKR; encoded by the exons ATGGGGAAGGTGACACGAGGCAgtgtggtgacgatggtggtgatcgtGGCCCTGCTGATCGTGGTGATCGTCCAGTGGCATGCCCTCAGCAAAGACCCCTTCCACTTCGACGTCGTGCGTGGTTACA AAGGGACTTTGCCATCCTGTGTTCAAAGGCAGCTGAGTGCTGGACAAGCCTTGTACAG agtaaTACAAAAGGACCCAGTGCAATACAAGTGCCAGAACCAGGCTCTGATAAAAAACGAAATAGATGGATATAGGTATTACTGCAGGGACAAAGGCTTTGAAGTGTCTGCACCTTGTTTGGTCTACTCGTTTGG AATTGCCTATGACTTCGCATTCGATGACTTTTTCGGTAATAAGGGATGCGATGTTTTCTCTTTCGACCCAAG catGGACACCCCGGACCATCGGCGAAGTCGTCAGGTGATGTTCTACCAGATCGGTTTGGgaggagaagacacagacaggttCGAGGCGCGCTTGGACAGCTACGTCAAGACGAGAGCCCTGTGGAAAATGAGGACCTTGAAAACGTTGGTGACAACCCTGAATCATACCAAC AGAATCATTGATGTACTGAAGGTGGACATAGAGTGTTCAGAATGGAATGCCGTCCGAAACATGATAGACTCTGGAATATTGAA ACAGGTGAAGACTTTCTTTGTGGAGTGGCACATCTTCAAGGACTGCCCGGCCAGGGAGGACTACCCCCAGATGCTCACCCTGCTGGCGGATCTGCAGAAAGCTGGATTCCAGTCCTTCAACGCCATCCCGCAGGAGCCCAAGCTGTACTGGGACACATTCAATGTGCAGACGGAGTTTGCTTACCTGAACACACGATTTCTGAAACGGTag